In Populus alba chromosome 1, ASM523922v2, whole genome shotgun sequence, a single window of DNA contains:
- the LOC118055364 gene encoding LOW QUALITY PROTEIN: ABC transporter G family member 1-like (The sequence of the model RefSeq protein was modified relative to this genomic sequence to represent the inferred CDS: deleted 1 base in 1 codon), with translation MSSLPYPSKQSSASDHRLNYQSTSLRYNQEIKATLEVKTVVPPPSSRGGGEGAATDHNGVFLTWEDLWVTVSNGKKGSKSILQGLTGYAQPGELLAIMGPSGCGKSTLLDTLAGRLGSSTRQTGDILINGHKQRLAYGTSAYVTQDETLITTLTVKEAVYYSAQLQLPDSMSRAEKKERAEVTIREMGLQDAMNTRIGGWGSKGLSGGQKRRVSICIEILTHPKLLFLDEPTSGLDSAASYYVMSRIVRFDRKDENRRTVIASIHQPSGEVFQLFDSLCLLSAGKVVYFGPASQANEFFALNGFPCPTLQNPSDHFLKTINKDFETDPEQGLEDEITAEVAINTLTKAYKSSDHYQQVKRLVTEICEKDCGTLEERSHSSFLTQCLVLTRRSFVNMYRDLGYYWLRVAIYVSLALGLATLFYNLGSDNDSIQDRGSLLMFIASFLTFMTIGGFPSFVEDMKVFERERLNGHYGATAFVFGNTFSAFPYLLLISVIPGAITYYLPGLHKGYEHFIYFVLVLFACMMLVESLMMTVASMVPNFLMGIITGAGIQAFMVLSGGFFRLPNDLPQPFWKYPMYYIAFHKYAYQGMFKNEFEGLTFPSNQAGGPRTISGEQILRDRWQVEMGVSKWVDLAILLGMVVLYRILFLVIIKTTEKIKPIITAIVSVPPKQTTQIMEIPLTTPLHGDQSVV, from the exons ATGTCTTCTCTTCCTTACCCTTCCAAGCAATCGTCTGCAAGCGATCATAGGCTTAATTATCAGTCAACATCTTTGCGTTATAACCAGGAAATTAAGGCCACACTAGAAGTAAAAACTGTTGTTCCACCGCCAAGCAGTAGGGGAGGAGGAGAAGGTGCAGCCACTGATCATAATGGTGTTTTCTTGACTTGGGAGGATTTGTGGGTGACTGTTTCCAATGGGAAAAAAGGCAGTAAATCAATCCTTCAGGGCTTAACTGGTTATGCTCAGCCTGGAGAGCTTTTGGCTATAATGGGTCCTTCAGGCTGTGGCAAGTCAACACTTCTTGATACATTGGCAG GGAGACTGGGTTCAAGCACACGACAAACAGGAGACATACTAATCAATGGCCACAAACAAAGGCTGGCTTATGGTACATCG GCTTATGTAACTCAAGATGAAACCTTAATCACAACATTAACAGTCAAAGAAGCTGTGTACTACTCAGCTCAGCTCCAATTGCCGGACTCAATGTCAAGggcagaaaagaaagagagagcagAGGTGACAATAAGAGAAATGGGGCTGCAAGATGCCATGAATACAAGAATTGGAGGGTGGGGATCTAAAGGACTTAGTGGTGGTCAAAAGAGGAGAGTGAGCATTTGCATAGAGATACTA ACACATCCGAAACTTCTCTTTCTTGATGAACCCACAAGTGGGCTTGATAGTGCAGCATCATATTATGTCATGAGCAGAATTGTTAGATTTGACCGCAAGGATGAAAATAGAAGAACTGTAATTGCATCCATTCATCAGCCTAGTGGTGAAGTCTTTCAGCTTTTCGACAGTCTTTGCCTGCTCAGTGCTGGTAAAGTAGTGTATTTTGGCCCAGCTTCTCAAGCAAATGAG TTTTTTGCCTTAAATGGCTTTCCTTGCCCGACTCTCCAGAACCCATCCGATCACTTCCTGAAAACCATAAACAAAGATTTCGAAACG GATCCTGAACAAGGTTTAGAAGATGAAATTACCGCAGAGGTAGCGATTAATACTCTTACAAAGGCGTATAAATCATCAGACCATTATCAACAGGTTAAAAGACTAGTCACAGAAATATGTGAAAAG GATTGTGGGACATTAGAGGAAAGAAGCCATTCTAGCTTCCTTACTCAGTGTCTTGTGCTTACAAGAAGATCTTTCGTAAACATGTATCGAGATCTTGGGTACTATTGGTTGCGGGTCGCCATCTATGTCTCATTAGCATTAGGCCTTGCCACTTTGTTTTACAACCTTGGATCTGATAATGATTCAATTCAG GATAGAGGTTCTCTGCTAATGTTCATAGCTTCTTTCTTGACGTTCATGACAATCGGAGGATTCCCTTCTTTTGTGGAAGATATGAAG GTATTTGAAAGAGAAAGGTTAAATGGGCACTATGGTGCCACTGCTTTTGTTTTTGGCAACACATTCTCTGCCTTTCCATACCTGTTGCTGATATCAGTAATTCCTGGAGCAATAACTTATTACCTTCCTGGACTTCACAAGGGATATGAACActtcatatattttgttttagtattgTTTGCTTGCATGATGTTGGTGGAGAGCTTAATGATGACAGTTGCCAGTATGGTGCCAAATTTTCTGATGGGAATAATAACAGGAGCTGGGATTCAAGCTTTCATGGTTCTAAGTGGAGGGTTCTTTAGATTGCCAAATGATCTCCCTCAGCCATTCTGGAAGTATCCCATGTACTACATTGCCTTCCATAAGTATGCCTACCAAGGAATGTTCAAGAACGAATTTGAAGGACTAACATTTCCTAGCAATCAAGCCGGAGGGCCACGGACGATTTCCGGCGAACAAATTCTGAGAGATCGATGGCAAGTGGAGATGGGTGTCTCCAAGTGGGTTGATCTTGCCATTTTGCTTGGAATGGTGGTTCTATACAGAATTTTGTTCTTGGTTATTATCAAGACCACGGAGAAGATAAAACCTATTATTACAGCTATTGTATCGGTACCTCCCAAGCAAACAACACAAATCATGGAAATCCCCTTAACTACACCTTTGCATGGGGATCAATCTGTAGTCTAG